The proteins below are encoded in one region of Oncorhynchus nerka isolate Pitt River linkage group LG15, Oner_Uvic_2.0, whole genome shotgun sequence:
- the LOC115142712 gene encoding ninjurin-1-like: MATELMEMNGHADEEERRQGPGNRRQAGQPINMNRYANKKSAAESMLDVALLMANASQLKAVLEQGPDFTFYTPLITFISISLILQITVGVLLIFIVKWNLNDESTHFKLNIMENIATALIFIIVVVNVFITAFGVQKPNQNS; encoded by the exons ATGGCGACTGAACTCATGGAAATGAACGGACATGCCGACGAAGAG GAGCGGCGTCAAGGCCCCGGGAATCGGAGGCAGGCAGGCCAGCCTATAAACATGAACCGGTATGCTAATAAGAAGAGCGCAGCAGAGAGCATGCTGGACGTGGCGTTACTCATGGCCAACGCCTCCCAGCTGAAGGCCGTCCTGGAGCAGGGTCCAGACTTCACCTTCTACACCCCCCTGATCACCTTCATCTCCATATCCCTCATCCTGCAGATCACCGTGGGCGTCCTGCTCATCTTCATTG TGAAGTGGAACCTGAACGATGAGAGCACCCACTTCAAGCTGAACATTATGGAGAACATCGCCACAGCACTCATCTTCATCATCGTTGTAGTCAACGTCTTTATTACGGCCTTTGGTGTCCAAAAGCCCAATCAAAACTCTTAA
- the LOC115143712 gene encoding caspase recruitment domain-containing protein 19-like encodes MVSRREGPLKGKKGLHTMGDSFHDQLLEDSRFLRTDRRLDTELVDKLILQLNRIYPQILTDKEATKFRDLDVPTCVRLAELLAHLQGKGEEACREFYRALHLHMEEVYFSLPTRLRLRDSVDPFTITASPTQPRYVLNDRGPLFFLSCFGVAVGMALLYYYGEAKVTGGSGALGMAALGLGRRAREVLIWYAEDPIRK; translated from the exons ACAGTTTCCATGACCAGCTATTGGAGGACAGtcggttcctcaggacagaccgTCGACTGGACACAGAACTAGTGGATAAGCTCATCCTGCAGCTCAACAGGATCTACCCACAGATCCTCACAGACAAGGAGGCCACCAAA TTTAGGGACCTTGATGTGCCCACCTGCGTCCGACTGGCCGAGCTCCTGGCTCACCTGCAGGGGAAAGGTGAAGAGGCCTGCCGGGAGTTCTACCGGGCGCTTCACCTGCATATGGAAGAGGTGTACTTCAGCCTACCAACACGCCTCCGCCTCAGAG ATTCTGTAGACCCGTTCACGATTACAGCCTCACCCACCCAGCCGAGATATGTGCTGAACGACCGAG gtcctCTGTTCTTCCTGAGTTGTTTTGGTGTTGCGGTGGGGATGGCTCTACTGTATTACTATGGCG AGGCCAAAGTAACAGGGGGAAGCGGGGCTCTTGGCATGGCTGCTCTTGGACTGGGCCGACGAGCCAGAGAGGTTCTCATATGGTACGCTGAAGACCCCATCAGGAAGTAG